Within the Streptomyces sp. NBC_00554 genome, the region CGCGGCCAAGACCCTGGGCCTGGGCCTGGCCACCGTGCCCAGGAGCCTGCGGGAACCCGCTACCCCCGCTCCCCCCGGATGCCTGCGGGAACCCGCTGTACCCGGCGACCTCGTGCCCGGATGTCTGCGCCGTCTGCGCCGCGCCCTGCGCCTGGCCTTGGGCCTGAACCGGAGATTGTGCCTGGAACGGAGACTGTGCCTGAACCGGAGACTGCGCCTGGGCCGCCGACGCATCGGCCTGCGCCGAAGGCCGGGCCGCAGGCAGCGCCGCCCGACCGCCCCGCTGCTCTTCGTGCACGCGGGCCGCGGCACGCGCTCCGGCACGGTACGCGGCAATGGCCCCGGCGCGCGCCGCACGCATGTCGCTCCCAGCGCCACCCCCAGGACCCCCGGCGCCACCCGCGCCCGCGGCACCTCCAGCGCCACCAGCTCCTCCGGCCCCCCGTGCTTCAAGCGCGCGCGGCCCTACACCCGCAGCCGCCTCCGCAGGCCCCCCACGCTTGGCCCGAGCCTCGATCGCAGCTCGCCGCGCCGCCTCGGGATCTCCCCCAGCCGCAGCACCGCCCGCCCCGGCGCCACCCACCGCTCCGGACAGCCCAGACGCCCCACCAGGACCGAACCCATGCGAAGCACCACCACCGGCACCACCTGAAAGCCCAGTCCCCGCACCCCCGGGCCCACCCGGCCCGCCCGGCCCACCGGCTCCAGCACCTCCACCCCGGACGTCACCCTCGAAGTCCCGCACCGGCACAGGGTCATACCCGCACAGCGCCTCCTCCGCGGCCCCGGCCGCCAGGCCGGTCAGCATCACGCGGCCGTCGTCGCAGACGAGCACCGTGCGCACGGTGATGTTCCGGTGCACCCACCCGTGAGCGTGCAGCACCCGCAGCGCGGCGAGCACATCGGAGGCGATCTCGGCGGCCCGATAGGGACTGAGCGGCCTCTCGGCGAGCAACGCGTCCAGCCGCCTCGCCGCCACCAACTCGCTGACGATCCACAGCGACCCGCCCTCGGCGAACACGTCGAAGACCTGGTCGAGCCGGGGATGGTCGGGTATCTGGGCGGCAGCCTGCGCGGCCTCGATCGCCCGCCGTACGGCAGGTTCGGTGGGCCGGCGCGTGGTCCTCGCGGACGCCCGGCGCACCCCGCCGTCCCGCGCCACGAACCCCTCGGGCAGTCCGTCCGCGTCGAGCACCTCAGCCTCGACGACCTCCGGCAACGGCACCTGCCGGACCAGGACTTCCTGCCCGCTGTAGGTGTCGTACGCCCGGGTCTCGGCGAGTTCGTACTCGTCGGAAGGCGGCAGGGGCAAGCGGTAGCGGTCGGCGAGAATCCGTCCCGCGTACTCGTCCACAATGCCTCCCTCGGCCGCCCGGTTGGTCAATTCCGTTCGCCTTGCGTCCCGTTGTGGTTCCGTACGGTCCGCAACCACTCACGATACGTGCCGGAGGCAACCCGCAAAGTAGGGATGCGATATCTCAGGGTGCTCATGCATGGCGGAACGTCACATCGGCGAGCGGTACGTCACGACTTCGGCTGGAACGTCTCGGTGAACTGCTTCCACGTGTCCTCACGCAGATCGCTGTCCCAGTCGGCCGCCTTCGCCGTGTACATCAACGCGTACCCCTGGCTCGAGTTGACGACGAAGCCGCGGTCGATCGACCGGTACTTCGTGCCGCCGTCCTCGTAGGTGAACTCCCAGTCGGCCGTGTTCCAGCCGCGGTAGTCCACCTTCTCTATTCGCACCCGCTTGTAGTTCGACCGCGTCATGTACTGCTCTTGGTTCTTCCAGTCCGCGACCGGGTCGTCCTTGGGCGTGGTCGTCCACCCGATCAGGAGCTTCTGCCCGTTGGGACCGGTGAGCCGGGCGCCCGCCGAGTCCGTGGACACGTACTTCCACCCCTCCGGCAGCACGATCGAGAACCCTTGACTGCTGGTGTACGGCGTTCCGTCCGCCGGGTCCGAGCCCTCGTCGTCGCTGTCCGACCCGCTCGACGTACCGGCACTGGCGCTGGTGCTCGGCGTACTGCCCGAGCCCGCCTCCCCGGCCGCACCCGTGGCCGAGTCGTCCGCCCCGTCACCGCTGTCCGTGTGGGCGCCGCTGCTCTCCTCGCTGCCGCTTCCGGCGGTCGCCCCGCTGGACGCGGACTTGGTGTCACCGCTCTTGGAGTTCGAGCTGTCGTCACCCCCGTTGAGGGTCAGCGCCAGCACGGTGCCGAGCACCGCCAGCGCCACGACCACCGCGATGATGATCAACGTCCGCCGCGGCACCACATCCGTCAACGGCGCCCGAGGCACCGGCCGCGGCGGCCGCTCCGGAGCCACCGGCCACCCGGAAGCCTTGCCGGCGGACGCGGAGTCAGCAGGCGCATCAGCCGAGACGGAAGCAGAGACGGCAGTCGCGGCAACAGCACCGTCCTTCTCCGACCCAGGTCCGGAAACAGGTCCGGAAACAGGTGCGGACACATGCGTGGCCGCCTCCGTACCCGTGCCCGTACCAGTCCCGGCAGTTGCCCCCGAACCCCCGGACTTGGCCCGCGCCGTCGCAGCCGCACCGGCCGCAGCCGTGGCCGCCCCGGCCGCCGAGGCAGCCTTCCGCACGGAACGCATCGCCCCGCGCAACCGCTCCCCGGCCTCCTCACCCCGCTTGGCCCCGGAACCGCCCGAGCCACCGGAACCCGAACCACCCTTGCCGGACCCCTCGTCCGGCACCGGCGGCAACGCCACGACCTTCGTCGCGTCCGGCGGCTCCGGCGCGGTCGGCCTGGGCTCGGGCGCGCGCAGCACCTCGGTGAGCATCGCGCTCGCACCCTCGACGTCGAGCCGCTGCTCGGGGTCCTTGGCGAGCAACCCGTAGATCACGTTCTCCAGCGGACCCGCGTTCTTCGGCTGCTCCACCGGCTCGGTCATCACCGCGGTGAGCGTCGCGATCGCGGAACCCTTGTCGTACGGCGGCACGCCCTCCACCGACGCGTACAGCAGACCGCCCAGCGACCACAGGTCGGCGGCGGGCCCGGGCTTGTGACCGCGCGCCCGCTCCGGCGAGATGTACGAGGGCGCGCCGACGAGCATGCCCGTCGAGGTGATGGACGGGTCGCCCTCGACCTGCGCGATCCCGAAGTCGGTCAGCACGACCCGGCCGTCCTCGGAGATCAGCACGTTCGACGGCTTCACGTCCCGGTGCAGGATGCCCTCCCGGTGCGCCGAACGCAGCACATCGAGAATCGCCAGCCCGACCTCGGCGGCCCGCACCGGCGTGAGCAGGCCGTCCTCGCGGATGACCTCGGCGAGCGACTTGCCCTCGACGAGCTCCATCACGATCCACGGCCGGTTGTCCTCGTCGACCACGTCGAAGACCGTCACCGCGCCGTTGTTACGGATCCGCGCGATCGCCTTGGCCTCACGCAGCGTGCGCGTGATCAGCCGCCGCTTCTCGTCCTCGTCGATGCTCGACGGGAACCGCAGCTCCTTGACGGCGACCGTGCGGCCCAGGGTCTCGTCCTTGGCCCGCCACACGGTGCCCATGCCGCCGCGGCCGAGAACATCCCCCAGCCGGTAGCGCCCGGCGAGGAGACGTTCGCTCTTGTCCTGACGGGATGCTCCCGCCCGCTCCGCCTCCGACATGCGTCCCCTCAAGCAACCCGCCCTGACAGAGCCTTCATTGTCCCTCACCGGACAAGTGAACGATGCCGTGGGGCCCCTCAAGAAGGGACCGCCCGACACCTGGCCCCGCGCCGTCCCGCATGATGGCCCCCAACAAGGAAGGACCGCCGATGCCGCCGCGCCGGACACCTCGGACACTCCGGGCCATACCCGCGGCCCTGGCGCTCCTCGGCCTGGCCCCGACCTGCTTGCTCGCCTCGACCCCGACCGGCGCACAAACCCCCAGGTCCGAGCCCTCGTCCGGCTCCCGAACCCTCACGTCCCCAGCACCAGCCGGATCGCGATCGCCCGTCTCCCCGGCCGCGGACGCCGCCCTCGCGCTCCTCGTCACCCGCGGCAAGGCCCCGGCCGCGGCCCTGCTCGCCCAGGACGATTCCGGCTCACAATTCGCCGACGCCGGTGACGGAATCGACCGCTCCGACCACTTCCGCGCGGGCAGCATCACCAAGACGTTCATCGCGACCGTCGTCCTGCAACTGGCCGCCGAACACCGGCTGTCCCTGTCGGACTCCGTGGACGCCCACCTCCCGGGCCTGGTCAGCGGCGCGGGCAACGACGGCAGCCGCCTGACCCTGCGCGCCCTGCTCACCCACACCAGCGGCCTGTACGACTTCACCGCCGACACCCTGGGCACCGTCCCCGTCACCCCGCTTCAGGCCGTACGCATCGCGCTCACCCACCCCCCGGCCGACCCCGGCCGCTACGCCTACTCGAACACCAACTACGTCCTGCTCGGCATGGTCGTCGAACAGGTCACCGGCCACTCGTACGCCACCGAGGCCGAGCGCCGCATCATCACCCCTCTCCGTCTGACCGGCACCTCCTTCCCGGGTGCCCGCACCTCTCTCCCCTCACCGCACGGCCGCGCGTACGCCGCCGACGGCTCCGACGTCACCGAGCTCGACCCGCGCGTGGCCGGCGCGGCGGGCGAGCTGGTCACCACGCTCGCCGACCTGGACCGCTTCTACGGGGCCCTGCTCGCCGGCGAGCTGCTCCCGCCCGGCCAACTGCGGGAGATGCTCAACACCCGCGCCGCACACGGCTCGTACGGCATGGGCCTCTACCCGGTGAAGCTGCCGTGCGGCACCACGGTGTGGGGGCACAACGGCCGCATATCCGGCAGCTACGTGCGCAGCGCAGCCACCGTCGACGGTCGCCGTGTCCTCACCTTCCGGGTGAACACGGACGGGATCGCAGACCCTGGCCTCGAACCGGCCCTGCTCGCCGCCGAGTTCTGCCCCCGCACCGAGTAGAACGGACACGTTCCGAGCAAAGATCCCAGCTCACGACACTCGTTCGAGTGACATCCCCGGCACGGACCAGCCACACCGCCATGGCGACGACCGGACCGCCACAAGGACGGCCACGAGGACGGCCACGAGGACGGCTACAGCGGAACGATGTCCGGCGCCCCCAGCCGCGCCGCGTCCGCCGTCAGGTCGTCCGGCTGCCGCTGCGACTCCCGCTCGGCCTCGACCCGCTTCTCGTAGTGCTCCACTTCCCGTTCGATCTGGTCCTTGTCCCAGCCGAGCACCGGCGCCATGAGCTCCGCGGCCTCCCGCGCACTGCGCGTTCCCCGGTCGAAGGTCTCGATCGAGATGCGGGTGCGCCGGGTCAGCACGTCGTCCAGGTGCCGGGCACCCTCGTGCGAGGCGGCATAGACGATCTCGGCCCGCAGATAGTCCTCGGCGGCCGGCAAGGGCTCGCCGAGTGAGGAATCGGCGGCGATGAGGTCGAGCAACTCCTCGGCGAGCGTGCCGTACCGGTTCAACAGGTGCTCCACGCGCACCACATGGAGCCCGGTGCGCGCCGCGATCCGCGCTCGCGCGTTCCACAGCGCCCGGTACCCTTCGGCGCCGAGCAGCGGAACGTCCTCGGTGACGCACTCGGCGACCCGCTGGTCGAGACCGTGCACCGCCTCGTCCACCGCGTCCTTGGCCATCACCCGGTACGTCGTGTACTTGCCGCCCGCCACGACCACGAGCCCCGGCACCGGATGCGCCACGGTGTGCTCGCGCGACAGCTTGCTGGTGGCGTCCGACTCACCGGCGAGCAGTGGCCGCAGCCCCGCGTACACACCCTGTACGTCGTCGCGGGAGAGAGGCACCGAGAGTACGGAGTTCACGTGCTCCAGCAGATAGTCGATGTCCGCGCTGGACGCCGCCGGATGGGCCTTGTCGAGGTCCCAGTCGGTGTCGGTGGTGCCGATGATCCAGTGCCGCCCCCACGGGATCACGAAGAGCACGGACTTCTCGGTACGCAGGATCAGCCCTGAAGTGGAGTTGATCCGGTCCTTCGGTACGACCAGATGGATGCCCTTGGACGCACGTACGTGGAACTGCCCCCGCTCCCCCACCATCGCCTGGGTGTCGTCGGTCCACACCCCCGTGGCGTTCACCACCTGCTTGGCGCGGACCTCGTACTCCCCGCCCCCTTCGACATCCTGCACCTTGGCACCGACAACGCGTTCGCCCTCGCGCAGGAAGCCGGTCACCCGCGCGCGGTTGGCGACCTTCGCGCCGTACGCCGCCGCCGTGCGCACCAGGGTCGCCACATAGCGGGCGTCGTCCATCTGCGCGTCGTAGTACTGCAGGGCGCCGACCAGGGCGTCCTTCTTCAGGGCGGGGGCGACGCGCAGGGCGCGGGTGCGGGACAGGTGGCGGTGTGTGGGCAGTCCGCGTCCATGGCCGCTCGAAATCGACATGGCGTCGTAGAGCGCGACGCCCGAGCCCGCGTACAGCCGCTCCCAGCCCTTGTGCTGGAGCGGGTAGAGGAACGGCACGGGCTTCACGAGGTGCGGCGCGAGCCGTTCGAGGAGGAGCCCGCGTTCCTTCAGCGCCTCGCGCACCAGTGCGAAATCGAGCATCTCCAGATAGCGCAGGCCGCCGTGAATCAGCTTGCTGGACCTGCTCGACGTGCCCGACGCCCAGTCGCGCGCTTCCACCAGACCTGTGGACAGGCCGCGTGTCACGGCGTCAAGGGCGGTGCCCGCACCGACCACGCCCGCGCCCACGACCAGCACATCCAGCTCACGCTCGGCCATTCCCGCCAGTGACTCGGCGCGCTCCGCCGGCCCCAGTGTCGCTGTCCTCACCGCTGCCTCCCGCTCTTGGTCGCGCGGCCTCACCCTCGGGCGGGACCCGTGCTCACATCCCCCATGCCCAAAGTCTGACCTTCTTGCCCTCCTTCGGCCACCACTCACCAGCAGCCTGTGGACAACACTCGGGGAATCTTGAACGCGCAATCCCGCAAATCGGTCATATTTACTCCTAGTCTGACATTGCGCTCGCCCGTCTTGTCCACAGGGCTTGCGCACCTGTCCCGCTTCGGCTACTGGGAAGGACGGCCCACTCCATGCCCGCAGACCTCGCCGTCATCGGACTCGGTCATCACGGCCTGCCCCTCGCCCAGGCCGCCGTCGCGGCCGGCATCCCCACACTCGGCTACAAAACCGGTCCGGAAGGCGGCTCCCTCAGCCCCGCCGAACTGCGCCGGATGCTCTCGGGGGGCTTCCGGCCCGCCACCGACCCGGCGGAACTCGGCCGCGTCCGCACCGCGGTCATCTGCGCCCCGACCTCGCGCGGCGCGGACGGCGCACTGGACCTGAGCCAGCTGGAGGCGGCCGCCCGCACCCTGGCCGCACAGCTGCGCCCGCACACCACCGTGATCCTCGAGTCACCCGTACGCCCCGGCACCACGGAGGAGTTCCTCCGCCCGCTCCTCGAAGAGGGCTCCGGACTGCGCGCGGGACGCGATTTCCACCTCGCCTACTCCCCCAGCCGGGTCGACCCCGGCAACCGCGACTTCGGCCCCGCCAACACCCCGAAGGTCATCGGCGGCCTGACACCGGCCTGCACCGAGTCGGCCGCCGCCTTCTACGGGCGCCTCACCGACAAGGTCGTACGCGCGCGTGGAACACGCGAAGCGGAAACCGTGCAGCTCCTGGAGACCAACTTCCGGCACGTCAACATCGCCCTCGTCAACGAGATGGCCGTGCTCTGCCACGACCTGGGCGTCGACCTGTGGGACGTCATCCGCTGCGCCGAGACCAAGCCGTTCGGCTTCCAGGCGTTCCGGCCGGGCCCCGGAGTCGGCGGCCACGGAATCGCCCAGGACCTGACAGGCCACTCCGGACGCACCCTCCGGATGGTCGAACTGGCCCAGCAGGTCAACAACCACATGCCCCAGTACGTCATCCAGCGCGCCGCCACGCTCCTCAACGAGCACGGCAAATCGGCCCGCGCCGCGCGCGTGCTCCTCCTGGGCGTCACCTACAAGGCGGACCTCGCCGACCAACAGGGCACCCCCGCCCACGAGATCGCCCTGCGCCTGATGGAACTCGGCGCGTCCGTCAGCTATCACGACCCACTCGTCCCGGCATGGCGCGTCCTCGGCCGCCCCGTCCCGCGCGCGGACTCCCTCTACGAGGCCGCGGCCGACGCCGACCTCACGATCCTGCTCCAGCAGCACCGCACGTACGACCTCCAAGGACTGTCCGTGAAGGCCCAACTCCTCCTGGACACAAGGGGAGCAACCCCCACCGGAGCAGCCCACCGGCTCTGACCCCGGAAATCCCTCTCCCGTATGTCAGTGGTGACTGCTAGTGTCCGGGGCCGTTGTCGCACACGAGTGCGCCCGCGCCCCACGCACATCAGTGCGTCCACCACCCACACCAAATTCGGGGGATATCCACCATGAGCCAGCCCACGCCGCCTTCCCAGCCCACCGAGGGCAACCCGTACGCCGCTCAGCAGCCCGTCGCCGGCAACCCCTACGCCGGCCAGCAGCCCTCGGACGGCAACCCGTTCGCGGGTCAGCAGCAGCCCACCGGCGGCAACCCGTTCGCGGGCGGCCAGCAGCCCGGCTTCGCCCCGGCGCCGCCCGCCCCGCGCCAGGGCAACCTCGCCCTCGGCATCGTGGCCGCCGTTGTCGCGGCCCTGGTGACCGCCGGCATCTACGGCGCCATCATCGGTGCCTCGGGGTACGAGATCGGCTACGCCGCGGTCGGCGTCGGCTTCCTCACAGGCCTCGCCGCGGGCAAGATCGGCGGCAGCAACCCCGTACTGCCGGTCCTGAGCGCCGCCCTCGCCCTGGGCGCCATCTACGCGGGCCAGATCATCGGTGTTGCGATGATCGGTGCCGACGAGTCCGGCATCTCCGCGACCACACTCCTCACCGACCACTTCGACCTGGTCACCTCGGCCTGGAAGGAATCGGCCGACTTCATGACCTACCTGTTCTTCGGGATCGGCGCCTTCGCCGCCTTCTCGGGCGCCAAGAAGGCCGCCGCGTAACCCGGTTCACGCACCGGTTCACGTACGGCGAAGGGGCCCGCGTCACCACCAGGTGACCGGGCCCCTTCGCGTCGTACGAGCTGTCGTACGAGCCGTTCGTACTGTCTACCGCTTGTGCTGCGAGTCCGCAACCGTCACCTCGACGCGCTGGAACTCCTTCAGCTCGCTGTAGCCGGTGGTGGCCATGGCGCGGCGCAGGGCCCCGAAGAAGTTCATCGAGCCGTCCGGGATGTGCGAGGGGCCCGCGAGGATCTCCTCGATGGTGCCCACCGTGCCGAGGTCGACCTTCTTGCCGCGCGGCAGCTCCTCGTTGACGGCCTCCATGCCCCAGTGGTGGCCCTTGCCGGGCGCGTCGGTGGCGCGGGCCAGCGGAGAGCCCATCATCACGGAGTCGGCGCCGCAGGCGATGGCCTTGGGGAGGTCGCCGGACCAGCCGACACCGCCGTCGGCGATCACGTGCACGTACCGGCCGCCGGACTCGTCCATGTAGTCACGGCGCGCGGCCGCGACGTCGGCGACCGCGGTCGCCATCGGGACCTGGATGCCCAGCACATTGCGCGTGGTGTGCGCGGCGCCGCCGCCGAAGCCGACGAGGACACCGGCCGCGCCCGTGCGCATCAGGTGCAGGGCCGCGGTGTACGTGGCGCAGCCGCCTACGATCACCGGGACGTCCAGCTCGTAGATGAACTGCTTCAGGTTGAGCGGCTCGGCGGCACCGGAGACGTGCTCCGCCGACACCGTCGTACCGCGGATGACGAAGATGTCCACGCCCGCGTCCACGACGGCCTTGGAGAACTGCGCCGTGCGCTGCGGGGACAGGGCGGCGGCGGTGACGACGCCCGAGTCGCGCACCTCCTTGATGCGCTGCCCGATCAGCTCCTCCCTGATGGGAGCCGCGTAGATCTCCTGGAGGCGACGGGTCGCGGTGTCCGCGTCAAGCTCCGCGATCTCGTCGAGCAGCGGCTGCGGGTCGTCGTACCGCGTCCACAAGCCCTCGAGGTTGAGCACGCCCAGGCCGCCCAGCTCACCGATGCGGATCGCGGTGGCCGGGGAGACGACCGAGTCCATGGGGGCGGCCAGGAAGGGCAGCTCGAAGCGGTAGGCGTCGATCTGCCAGGCGATCGAGACCTCCTTCGGGTCCCGGGTACGGCGGCTCGGGACGACGGCGATGTCGTCGAAGGCGTACGCCCGGCGGCCGCGCTTGCCGCGCCCGATCTCGATCTCAGTCACGTGTGTGGCCTTTCCCTCTTCGCTTCTGCGTCTCCCAGTATCGCCGACGCCCACGACAAGGGCGGCCCCGGGAACCCCCGGGACCGCCCTCAAGCCGTACGGCTACTGGCTACGGCTGTGGTGACGACTACTGGTACGGCTACTCGCTGCGGCTACTGGCTACGGCTGTAGTTCGGCGCCTCGACCGTCATCTGGATGTCGTGCGGGTGGCTCTCCTTGAGGCCCGCCGAGGTGATCCGTACGAAGCGGCCCTTGGTCTCCATCTCGTCGATGGAGGCGGCGCCCACGTAGCCCATGGTCTGGCGCAGGCCGCCGACGAGCTGGTGCAGCACGTTGGCCAGCGGGCCGCGGTAGGGCACCTGGCCCTCGATGCCCTCGGGGACGAGCTTGTCGTCGGAGGCCACCTCGGCCTGGAAGTAGCGGTCCTTCGAGTACGACCTGCCCTGGCCGCGCGACTGCATCGCACCGAGGGAGCCCATGCCGCGGTAGGACTTGAACTGCTTGCCGTTGATGAACTGCAGCTCGCCGGGCGACTCCTCGCAGCCCGCGAGGAGGCTGCCGAGCATCACCGTGTCGGCGCCGGCCGCGAGGGCCTTGCCGATGTCTCCGGAGTACTGCAGACCGCCGTCGCCGATCACCGGAACACCTGCGGCGCGGCCCGCGAGAGCTGCCTCGTAGATGGCGGTGACCTGCGGGACGCCGATACCGGCGACCACACGGGTGGTACAGATCGAGCCGGGGCCCACGCCCACCTTGACGCCGTCGACACCGGCGTCGATCAGGGCCTGGGCGCCGTCGCGGGTGGCTACGTTGCCGCCGATCACGTCGACGCCGACGCTCGACTTGATCTTCGCCATCCAGTTGAGGGCGTTGCTGTTGTGCCCGTGCGAGGTGTCGACGATCAGGAAGTCCACGCCGGCCTCGGCCAGCGCCTGCGCGCGCTCCAGCGCCTCGGGGCTGGCTCCGACGGCGGCACCCACCAGGAGGCGGCCCTCGGCGTCCTTCGCGGCGTTCGGGTACTTCTCGGCCTTCACGAAGTCCTTGACCGTGATGAGGCCCTTGAGGACACCCGCGTCGTCGACCAGCGGAAGCTTCTCGATCTTGTGGCGGCGCAGCAGCTGCATGGCGTCGTTGCCCGAGATGCCGACCTTGCCGGTGACCAGGGGCATCGGGGTCATGACCTCGCGCACCTGGCGCGAGCGGTCGGTCTCGAAGGCCATGTCGCGGTTGGTGACGATGCCGAGCAGCTTGCCGTTGCCGTCGGTGACGGGGACACCGCTGATGCGGAACTTGGCGCACAGCGCGTCGGCCTCGCCCAGCGTCGCGTCCGGGTGCACCGTGATCGGGTCGGTGACCATGCCGGACTCGGAACGCTTCACGAGGTCGACCTGGTTGACCTGGTCCTCGATGGACAGG harbors:
- a CDS encoding serine hydrolase domain-containing protein, with protein sequence MPPRRTPRTLRAIPAALALLGLAPTCLLASTPTGAQTPRSEPSSGSRTLTSPAPAGSRSPVSPAADAALALLVTRGKAPAAALLAQDDSGSQFADAGDGIDRSDHFRAGSITKTFIATVVLQLAAEHRLSLSDSVDAHLPGLVSGAGNDGSRLTLRALLTHTSGLYDFTADTLGTVPVTPLQAVRIALTHPPADPGRYAYSNTNYVLLGMVVEQVTGHSYATEAERRIITPLRLTGTSFPGARTSLPSPHGRAYAADGSDVTELDPRVAGAAGELVTTLADLDRFYGALLAGELLPPGQLREMLNTRAAHGSYGMGLYPVKLPCGTTVWGHNGRISGSYVRSAATVDGRRVLTFRVNTDGIADPGLEPALLAAEFCPRTE
- a CDS encoding nucleotide sugar dehydrogenase, which produces MPADLAVIGLGHHGLPLAQAAVAAGIPTLGYKTGPEGGSLSPAELRRMLSGGFRPATDPAELGRVRTAVICAPTSRGADGALDLSQLEAAARTLAAQLRPHTTVILESPVRPGTTEEFLRPLLEEGSGLRAGRDFHLAYSPSRVDPGNRDFGPANTPKVIGGLTPACTESAAAFYGRLTDKVVRARGTREAETVQLLETNFRHVNIALVNEMAVLCHDLGVDLWDVIRCAETKPFGFQAFRPGPGVGGHGIAQDLTGHSGRTLRMVELAQQVNNHMPQYVIQRAATLLNEHGKSARAARVLLLGVTYKADLADQQGTPAHEIALRLMELGASVSYHDPLVPAWRVLGRPVPRADSLYEAAADADLTILLQQHRTYDLQGLSVKAQLLLDTRGATPTGAAHRL
- a CDS encoding glycerol-3-phosphate dehydrogenase/oxidase, with protein sequence MRTATLGPAERAESLAGMAERELDVLVVGAGVVGAGTALDAVTRGLSTGLVEARDWASGTSSRSSKLIHGGLRYLEMLDFALVREALKERGLLLERLAPHLVKPVPFLYPLQHKGWERLYAGSGVALYDAMSISSGHGRGLPTHRHLSRTRALRVAPALKKDALVGALQYYDAQMDDARYVATLVRTAAAYGAKVANRARVTGFLREGERVVGAKVQDVEGGGEYEVRAKQVVNATGVWTDDTQAMVGERGQFHVRASKGIHLVVPKDRINSTSGLILRTEKSVLFVIPWGRHWIIGTTDTDWDLDKAHPAASSADIDYLLEHVNSVLSVPLSRDDVQGVYAGLRPLLAGESDATSKLSREHTVAHPVPGLVVVAGGKYTTYRVMAKDAVDEAVHGLDQRVAECVTEDVPLLGAEGYRALWNARARIAARTGLHVVRVEHLLNRYGTLAEELLDLIAADSSLGEPLPAAEDYLRAEIVYAASHEGARHLDDVLTRRTRISIETFDRGTRSAREAAELMAPVLGWDKDQIEREVEHYEKRVEAERESQRQPDDLTADAARLGAPDIVPL
- a CDS encoding GuaB3 family IMP dehydrogenase-related protein, with translation MTEIEIGRGKRGRRAYAFDDIAVVPSRRTRDPKEVSIAWQIDAYRFELPFLAAPMDSVVSPATAIRIGELGGLGVLNLEGLWTRYDDPQPLLDEIAELDADTATRRLQEIYAAPIREELIGQRIKEVRDSGVVTAAALSPQRTAQFSKAVVDAGVDIFVIRGTTVSAEHVSGAAEPLNLKQFIYELDVPVIVGGCATYTAALHLMRTGAAGVLVGFGGGAAHTTRNVLGIQVPMATAVADVAAARRDYMDESGGRYVHVIADGGVGWSGDLPKAIACGADSVMMGSPLARATDAPGKGHHWGMEAVNEELPRGKKVDLGTVGTIEEILAGPSHIPDGSMNFFGALRRAMATTGYSELKEFQRVEVTVADSQHKR
- a CDS encoding protein kinase, with the protein product MSEAERAGASRQDKSERLLAGRYRLGDVLGRGGMGTVWRAKDETLGRTVAVKELRFPSSIDEDEKRRLITRTLREAKAIARIRNNGAVTVFDVVDEDNRPWIVMELVEGKSLAEVIREDGLLTPVRAAEVGLAILDVLRSAHREGILHRDVKPSNVLISEDGRVVLTDFGIAQVEGDPSITSTGMLVGAPSYISPERARGHKPGPAADLWSLGGLLYASVEGVPPYDKGSAIATLTAVMTEPVEQPKNAGPLENVIYGLLAKDPEQRLDVEGASAMLTEVLRAPEPRPTAPEPPDATKVVALPPVPDEGSGKGGSGSGGSGGSGAKRGEEAGERLRGAMRSVRKAASAAGAATAAAGAAATARAKSGGSGATAGTGTGTGTEAATHVSAPVSGPVSGPGSEKDGAVAATAVSASVSADAPADSASAGKASGWPVAPERPPRPVPRAPLTDVVPRRTLIIIAVVVALAVLGTVLALTLNGGDDSSNSKSGDTKSASSGATAGSGSEESSGAHTDSGDGADDSATGAAGEAGSGSTPSTSASAGTSSGSDSDDEGSDPADGTPYTSSQGFSIVLPEGWKYVSTDSAGARLTGPNGQKLLIGWTTTPKDDPVADWKNQEQYMTRSNYKRVRIEKVDYRGWNTADWEFTYEDGGTKYRSIDRGFVVNSSQGYALMYTAKAADWDSDLREDTWKQFTETFQPKS
- the guaB gene encoding IMP dehydrogenase yields the protein MTANVDGVPAKFATLGLTYDDVLLLPGASEVLPNAVDTSSRISRNVRVNIPLLSAAMDKVTESRMAIAMARQGGVGVLHRNLSIEDQVNQVDLVKRSESGMVTDPITVHPDATLGEADALCAKFRISGVPVTDGNGKLLGIVTNRDMAFETDRSRQVREVMTPMPLVTGKVGISGNDAMQLLRRHKIEKLPLVDDAGVLKGLITVKDFVKAEKYPNAAKDAEGRLLVGAAVGASPEALERAQALAEAGVDFLIVDTSHGHNSNALNWMAKIKSSVGVDVIGGNVATRDGAQALIDAGVDGVKVGVGPGSICTTRVVAGIGVPQVTAIYEAALAGRAAGVPVIGDGGLQYSGDIGKALAAGADTVMLGSLLAGCEESPGELQFINGKQFKSYRGMGSLGAMQSRGQGRSYSKDRYFQAEVASDDKLVPEGIEGQVPYRGPLANVLHQLVGGLRQTMGYVGAASIDEMETKGRFVRITSAGLKESHPHDIQMTVEAPNYSRSQ